A genome region from Maylandia zebra isolate NMK-2024a linkage group LG6, Mzebra_GT3a, whole genome shotgun sequence includes the following:
- the LOC143419212 gene encoding perforin-1-like: MAKLWHVLLLCWAWSPLCLPSSVSFIGTPQECEKAHFVPGYNLGGEGFDIVTMERKGAYVIDTETWKIGNGSCRMYCNRYMNGEKQKVPVAVVDWRTLPKCSLKVSSVVYDSVETLVSDSTSSVSNNWTIGLDIPVDPSAKVGVGFGGSHSRDSTFAMKKSKQDRYTFLHHSINCHYYGYRLATSPPLSQEFKPAVDSIPPYSSKTAPLYHNLIDTYGTHYITQVSLGGEIKATTAVRTCMATMNGLTDTDVSDCLSVEASASFANSASINATIDHCQRKKKMLGSNQSFSSSFNERRTEVIGGDIDGGDILFVGQSDPSVYKNWLISLKSIPDVVQYNLKPLHTILPLNHPARAGLKQQVEQYIKKNAVLKKCSETCKIGHRSNARDPCACVCNSNQNIKSNCCPAGKGLATLKVFKLYAKGLYGDKWTETDGSVKVTYGDQKKRTDIISNDDNPRWRETFEFGTITINMKNKLKFAVYDEDTYWNSDLLGECSFDLRAGKVSDSCMLNHGTFFFSYIVECAPSLSGNQCQEYIPSAMSPSLAEVFHTRNGVLLGKMWNKYEKPANERL, from the exons ATGGCAAAGCTGTGGCACGTCCTGCTCCTGTGTTGGGCATGGAGTCCCTTGTGCCTTCCTTCCAGTGTGAGCTTCATTGGTACACCACAGGAGTGTGAAAAGGCTCACTTTGTCCCTGGTTACAACTTGGGTGGTGAAGGCTTTGACATTGTGACGATGGAGAGAAAAGGTGCCTATGTGATCGACACTGAAACATGGAAGATTGGAAATGGTAGCTGTAGGATGTACTGTAACCGTTACATGAATGGCGAGAAACAGAAGGTCCCTGTTGCTGTGGTGGACTGGAGAACCCTGCCCAAGTGCAGTTTGAAGGTCTCCAGTGTGGTCTATGATTCTGTTGAAACTCTTGTCAGTGACTCGACATCATCTGTATCCAACAACTGGACAATTGGCCTTGACATCCCGGTAGATCCTTCAGCAAAGGTTGGGGTTGGCTTTGGAGGTTCTCACTCAAGAGATTCCACCTTTGCTATGAAAAAGTCAAAACAAGACCGCTACACCTTCTTACACCATTCGATCAACTGTCATTACTATGG CTACAGACTGGCAACAAGTCCTCCTTTGAGTCAGGAATTCAAGCCGGCAGTTGACTCCATTCCCCCTTATTCCTCTAAAACTGCGCCATTATATCACAATCTGATTGACACTTATGGAACACATTACATCACACAAGTGTCTCTTGGAGGTGAAATTAAAGCAACCACTGCTGTCAGGACCTGCATGGCTACAATGAATGGACTAACAGATACTGATGTTAGTGACTGTTTGTCAGTTGAAGCTTCAGCTTCTTTTGCAAATTCTGCCAGTATTAATGCCACAATTGACCActgtcagagaaagaaaaagatgttaGGGTCTAATCAAAGTTTCAGCAGTTCATTTAATGAGCGGCGCACAGAGGTCATTGGTGGAGATATTGATGGAGGTGATATCCTCTTTGTAGGTCAATCTGACCCCTCGGTCTATAAAAACTGGCTCATTTCTCTTAAAAGTATCCCTGATGTGGTCCAATACAACTTAAAACCCCTACACACCATACTGCCATTAAATCATCCTGCCAGGGCAGGACTGAAGCAACAAGTGGAGCAGTACATTAAGAAAAATGCAGTGCTGAagaaatgttcagaaacctgTAAGATTGGGCACCGATCAAACGCAAGAGATCCTTGTGCTTGTGTCTGCAACAGTAACCAGAACATCAAGTCAAACTGCTGTCCTGCTGGGAAAGGTCTGGCAACCTTAAAGGTGTTCAAACTTTATGCAAAGGGTCTGTATGGTGACAAGTGGACTGAGACAGATGGTTCTGTGAAGGTGACATATGGTGATCAGAAAAAGCGCACTGATATTATAAGTAATGATGACAACCCTAGATGGAGAGAAACATTTGAGTTTGgaaccatcaccatcaacatgaaaaacaaacttaaatttGCTGTGTATGATGAGGACACTTACTGGAACAGTGATCTGTTAGGCGAGTGTTCATTTGATCTGCGAGCAGGGAAGGTGAGCGACAGCTGCATGCTGAATCATGGGACCTTCTTCTTTTCCTACATCGTAGAGTGTGCACCAAGTCTTAGTGGGAACCAGTGTCAGGAGTATATCCCCTCGGCCATGAGTCCATCTTTGGCTGAGGTTTTTCATACCAGAAATGGGGTTCTTCTTGGAAAGATGTGGAATAAGTATGAGAAGCCAGCCAATGAGAGACTTTAA
- the LOC101485479 gene encoding perforin-1 yields the protein MLMMGRLWHVLLLCWAWSPLCLSSSVSFIGTPEECKKAHFVPGYNLAGEGFDIVTMERKGAYVIDTETWKLQDGTCRMYRNSYMNQVKQKVPVAVLDWRMFPKCSLSVSSTLYDSAETLANDSTSSVSNDWKVGLDIPVSGSVGLGLGFGGSHSKESTFAMQKSKQDRYTFFRHSVKCNFYSYRLKANPPLSHDFESVVKALPYYSSATKHLYRNLVETYGTHYITQVYLGGEMKAVTSIKTCQAAMNGLSATDVNDCLTVEASVNFMSSASIKTMNKNCEGMKRKLNHGQSFSSTFSERFTEIIGGHINGADILFQGQSTSVMTDWVKSLKSIPDVVRYNIKPMHMILPSSHYAIAGLKLEVEKYIKKNALMKKCSETCKIGSRSSRRDPCACVCNGNKNIKSNCCPAGKGRATLKVFNLYAKGLYGDQCTQTDGSVELKYGYQIGRTAIIPNNDNPSWSEVFEFGPITINTKDKLVLNVYDEDRYWNSDHLGQCQVKPRKGWFNYSCMLNHGTLFFSCKVECAPSLGGDYCDEYIPSPMSPSLAKVFHTRNGILIGETGEQHGKLVKPGLEVGQRENM from the exons ATGCTGATG ATGGGAAGGCTGTGGCATGTCCTGCTCCTGTGCTGGGCATGGAGCCCTCTGTGTCTTTCATCCAGTGTGAGCTTCATTGGTACACCAGAGGAGTGCAAAAAGGCTCACTTTGTCCCTGGTTACAACTTGGCTGGAGAAGGCTTTGACATTGTGACGATGGAAAGAAAAGGCGCCTATGTCATCGACACTGAAACGTGGAAACTTCAAGATGGCACTTGCAGAATGTACAGAAACAGCTACATGAATCAGGTAAAACAGAAGGTCCCTGTTGCCGTGCTGGACTGGAGAATGTTCCCCAAGTGCAGTTTATCAGTCTCCAGTACACTCTATGATTCTGCTGAAACGCTTGCTAATGATTCCACATCATCTGTGTCCAATGACTGGAAAGTTGGCCTTGATATTCCTGTTTCTGGTAGCGTTGGACTTGGGCTTGGTTTTGGAGGCTCCCACTCCAAAGAATCTACCTTCGCCATGCAAAAGTCAAAACAAGATCGCTACACTTTCTTTCGCCATTCTGTCAAGTGTAACTTCTACAG TTACAGACTAAAAGCAAATCCTCCACTGAGTCATGATTTTGAATCGGTTGTGAAGGCCCTTCCTTATTACTCATCTGCAACCAAGCATTTATACCGGAATTTGGTTGAGACATATGGCACACATTACATCACACAAGTGTATCTAGGAGGAGAAATGAAGGCCGTCACTTCCATCAAGACCTGTCAGGCGGCCATGAATGGCCTGTCAGCTACAGATGTCAACGACTGTCTCACAGTGGAGGCCTCAGTTAATTTCATGAGCTCTGCCAGCATTAAAACCATGAACAAAAATTGCGAGGGAATGAAAAGGAAGTTAAACCATGGGCAAAGTTTCAGCAGTACATTTAGTGAGCGATTCACAGAGATCATTGGTGGACACATTAACGGAGCTGATATCCTCTTTCAAGGGCAATCAACATCCGTTATGACGGACTGGGTCAAGTCTCTTAAATCCATACCTGATGTGGTCCGATACAATATAAAGCCCATGCACATGATTCTGCCAAGCAGCCATTATGCCATTGCGGGACTGAAGCTAGAGGTGGAAAAGTACATTAAGAAAAACGCATTGATGAAAAAATGTTCGGAAACATGTAAGATTGGATCCAGATCCAGCAGAAGAGATCCTTGCGCTTGTGTCTGTAATGGTAATAAAAATATCAAGTCGAACTGCTGTCCTGCTGGGAAAGGTCGTGCAACATTGAAGGTGTTCAATCTTTATGCAAAGGGTCTGTATGGAGACCAGTGTACTCAGACAGATGGTTCAGTAGAGCTTAAATATGGTTACCAGATAGGGCGCACTGCTATTATACCAAACAATGATAACCCCAGTTGGTCGGAGGTATTTGAGTTTGGACCAATCACTATTAACACGAAAGACAAATTGGTGTTAAATGTATACGACGAGGATAGATACTGGAACAGTGATCATCTTGGGCAGTGTCAGGTTAAACCACGCAAAGGCTGGTTTAATTACAGCTGCATGCTTAATCATGGTACATTATTCTTTTCCTGCAAAGTAGAGTGTGCACCAAGCCTAGGTGGTGACTACTGTGACGAGTATATCCCCTCACCCATGAGTCCCTCTTTGGCCAAAGTCTTTCATACCAGAAATGGTATCCTCATTGGAGAAACTGGTGAGCAGCATGGCAAATTAGTCAAGCCGGGACTTGAAGTAGGACAAAGGGAGAATATGTGA
- the LOC101485209 gene encoding perforin-1 has translation MFMLWHFLLLCWAWSPPCLPSSVSFIGTPDECKKANFIPGYNLGGEGFDIVKMERKGASIIDTETWKTGNGSCKLQRNPFMKKEKQKVPVAVVDWRIIPRCDLKVYSIVYDSVEKFVNDSVSAVSNDWESGLNFSVDATLPFQPIYGGSRSKECTFAMQKSKKDRYTFFRHSLSCNVYRYRLAAKPPLTHEFESAVNSLPAYSQKTEESYRILIDTYGTHYITQVLLGGDMKAITAVRTCEATMNGLSATVINDCLLVEASRCFAHSSSIKSMMQYCNSIKKKLSMPSFSGKFHERFTEVTGGNIDGADVLFQAQSDASVYKKWLNSLKTTPDVVQYNLKPLHTILPTNHSAIAGLKLEVEKYIKRNALLKKCSETCKIGHRVNKRDPCACVCNSNQNVQANCCPAGKGLATLKVFKLYAKGLYGDCCTKTDGSVMVKYGKQVKRTAIIRNNDNPKWSEVFEFGPIKLNSKNKLSFVVYDEDTYWNSDLLGKCSIDLRSGNVTESCMFKHGTFFFSYKVECAPNLAGRLCQDYVPIPSSPFLTEAFANSYEMLVVEPGKIYAKRLNDDTEI, from the exons ATGTTTATGCTGTGGCACTTCCTGCTCCTGTGCTGGGCTTGGAGTCCTCCGTGCCTTCCTTCCAGCGTGAGCTTCATTGGTACACCAGACGAGTGTAAAAAGGCTAATTTCATCCCCGGCTACAATCTGGGTGGAGAAGGTTTTGACATTGTCAAAATGGAGAGGAAAGGAGCCTCCATCATCGACACTGAAACGTGGAAGACTGGGAATGGCTCTTGTAAGCTGCAGAGAAACCCCttcatgaaaaaagaaaagcagaaggtGCCTGTTGCTGTGGTGGACTGGAGAATCATCCCCAGGTGTGATTTGAAGGTCTACAGCATAGTCTACGACTCCGTTGAAAAGTTTGTCAATGATTCTGTGTCAGCTGTCTCCAATGACTGGGAAAGCGGCCTTAATTTCTCTGTAGACGCCACTCTGCCTTTTCAGCCAATTTATGGAGGTTCCCGGTCAAAAGAATGCACCTTTGCCATGCAAAAGTCAAAGAAAGACCGTTACACCTTCTTCCGTCATTCTCTCTCTTGTAATGTTTACCG CTACAGACTGGCAGCAAAACCTCCACTGACGCAtgaatttgaatcagctgtgaaCTCCCTTCCTGCTTATTCACAAAAAACAGAGGAATCATATCGCATTTTGATCGATACCTATGGCACGCATTACATAACACAAGTTCTTCTCGGAGGAGACATGAAGGCCATCACTGCTGTCAGGACATGCGAAGCGACCATGAACGGCCTGTCAGCAACAGTAATCAATGATTGTTTGTTAGTCGAGGCTTCGAGATGCTTTGCTCATTCTAGTAGCATTAAGTCAATGATGCAGTACTGTAACTCAATAAAGAAAAAGCTGTCCATGCCAAGCTTTAGTGGTAAATTTCATGAGCGGTTCACAGAGGTCACTGGTGGAAACATCGATGGAGCTGATGTACTCTTTCAAGCGCAGTCAGATGCTTCTGTTTATAAGAAATGGCTCAACTCACTAAAAACTACACCTGATGTGGTCCAATACAACTTAAAGCCACTGCACACCATACTGCCAACTAATCATTCTGCCATTGCTGGACTGAAGTTGGAGGTGGAGAAGTACATTAAGAGAAATGCTCTGCTGAAAAAGTGCTCAGAAACTTGTAAGATTGGCCACAGAGTGAACAAAAGAGATCCTTGTGCTTGTGTCTGCAACAGTAACCAGAATGTCCAGGCGAACTGCTGCCCTGCTGGGAAAGGCCTTGCAACATTGAAGGTGTTCAAACTTTATGCAAAGGGCCTGTATGGTGACTGCTGTACTAAGACAGATGGTTCAGTGATGGTTAAATATGGTAAACAGGTAAAGCGCACTGCCATTATACGGAACAATGATAATCCCAAATGGTCAGAGGTATTTGAGTTTGGACCCATCAAGCtcaacagtaaaaataaactaagttttGTGGTTTATGATGAAGACACATACTGGAACAGTGATCTGCTTGGCAAGTGTTCAATTGACCTGCGTAGCGGAAACGTGACCGAAAGCTGCATGTTTAAGCATGGCACCTTCTTCTTTTCATACAAAGTGGAGTGTGCGCCAAATCTTGCTGGTAGGCTTTGTCAAGATTATGTGCCGATACCTTCTAGTCCCTTTTTGACGGAGGCCTTCGCCAACAGCTATGAGATGCTTGTTGTAGAGCCAGGAAAGATTTATGCTAAAAGACTGAATGATGATACCGAAATCTGA